The segment TAATGCTGTTGCAGAGTCCTTTTTCAATTTATAAAACCGAATTGGTTTATCATGAAGCATTCACTGACAGGCAGCATGTTCTAAGTAGCACCTTTGAATATATTGAGCACTACTATAACAGGAAAAGAAGACACAGTGCAACAGGATACTTGTCACCAGTTGATTTCGAAAACCATTTTAAGAAGGCAGCATAAAACCGTGTCTACTTTTTCAGGGAAGATCCAGGTTTCCTACCCTATGCGATTCCCAGACCCTATGCGTTTTCGGGGTATTTTAATCCAATACCAAACGTTTGATTATGCGAAGATGGGTAGTTACCAATTCCCCAAAAAAATAAAGCCACACACCACATCAGGGTATTTTATCCAATACCAAACGTTTGCCTATGCGAAGATGGGTAGTTAACAGTTCCAAAAAAATAAAGCCACACACCACATCAAAATACCACGGTACCACCGATGTAATACCCCGAAGGGGTTACGGCCATAGCATGGGGTTTCCTACCCTATGCTATTCCAGACCCTATGCTATTCCAGACCCTATGCTATTTTTGGACTCATGGAATTCTCTGTTGTTTATTCTCTTTTCACACACTCTCCCTGTCCCGCCGTCTTCATCGCCGTCCCGCAGTTATCTTCCAAAAGCTCCTGTAGCGTTCTGATCGCCGTAGGCTCTCCATGGTTTACAATCCATTGTATGTCTTTGCCCGGTACAGCACCGGCCCATTGCAAAAGTTCATCCTGACCGGCATGGGCCGAAAAGCCACCAATGGTTTCGATCCGTGCGTTTACATTTATCCTGTCTTTGCCGATCTCCACAGTGTTTGCGCCATCAACCAGACTCCGGCCGGGGGTGCCCTGTGCCTGATACCCCACAATCATCACCGTGGTTGATTGGTGGGGAAGAAAGGTTTTGAGATGATTTACAATTCTTCCTCCGGTACACATACCCGATCCGGCAATCACAATGAAAGGCGGGCGCATTCGCGCGATCGATTCTGACTGATTATAGGAGTCTACTATTTTAAGGCCTGTAAATTTAAGAGGTTTATCACCTGCCCTGAGTTTGGCACGTGCCTCGTCATCGTAGTTATCCCGGTAGCGGCTGTAAATTTTGGTTATGTTCGCTGCCATGGGTGAATCCACAAACACCGGCAGGGGATCAATTTCCCCCGACTGAACCAGCGTATTAAGGTGATAGAGCATCTCCTGTGTTCTACCGATGGCAAAGGCGGGGATAAGAAGCACTCCCCTGTTTTCTATGGTGGTTTTTACAATTGAAGCAAATTCCCTGATAGTGTTATCCCGGTCACGGTGATTGCGGTTCCCGTAGGTGGATTCAATGACCACCGTATCGAAAGGCTCTTTCCAGTTTCTGTGGGGGTCCCTGATAAGGGGGGTATTAAGCGGGCCAATATCGCCGGAGAAAAGTGCCCCCTTATCTCCGGCCCGGGCCTCTATATGAGAGGAGCCCATGATATGGCCTGCGTCATAAAGTTTAAATCTGATATCTTTAATGGTGAATGGTACCTGATAGTTGAGGTACAGAAGCCTGCCGCGGGTTTCCTTTACCGCTTCCATGTCGTAGTGGCTATAGGGGCAGTTTCCCCCAAGACGCGCCGAGTCCTGCCATATAACCGGAGCGATCTCACAGGTGGCATACTGACCGTAAACAGAGCCCTTAAAGCCCTGCTGTACAAGTTGTGGTATTTCTCCTATGTGATCCAGATGCCCATGCGTCATCAATACCGCGTCGATCGATTGGGGATCAACCGGAAGCGTTGAATCTTTTTTCGCCTCGTTACCCTGGATGGTTCCACAATCGATCAGCACTCTGGTTTTTTTGTATTCAACAAGGATACAGGAGCCGGTGACACTGTTTTTTGCTCCCAGAAGTGTGATATTCATCACAGTTCTCCAATGGTTATGGTTGTTTTTTAACGCTTTGGTAATAATATATAAGGTGGAATCTTACAAAACAAAAATTTTATTTGACTAGCAAAAGCTATTGAATGGGTTCCCCTTCTCCCCGTGGGAGAAGGGGACAGGGGATGAGGCCCTAACGCTCCACTCACACCCAACCCACCCGCACCTCCCAACAATCCAAGAGACCTCACCCCGGCCTTCGGCCACCCCTCTCCCACAGGAGAGGGACACGCAGAAACGCTTCACTTAGCACCAAAAATTCGGCTTGGTCTGTAAAAAAGATTGGGAGAAAAACAAACACAAACTTTACACTTACAATCCAAAAGCCAATGAATGGGTCCCCCTTCTCCCCCCGGGAGAAAGGGACAGGGGATGAGGCCCGAATGATCTAAAAACCCCCCAACATTTCCCCCTAAATATTAAGCCATTCTTTCCTTAGCTGTTAAAATAATTGTTTGGAGACACTCTTCTATACACCCAAACACCTTCTCGTTTGGTATTCGCAGCGTATAAATCCCCCTTCCCTTAAAAACAGTCTCTCTGTATTTATCACGATTCATCTGCCTAGGGGTTTGGTGCACCAGTCCATCAACCTCAATAACAAGTTTTGCTTTTTCACAATAGAAATCAGCTATAAATCCTTGGATTAGCTGTTGTCTTCGAAATTTCAAACCTGCTAGCTTTCTGTTACGCAACCGGTTCCAAAGAACTTTTTCTGCAGGAGTGCACTTTTTTCGCAACCTTCGGGCATTGGCTATTTGACTATCCTTTAATCGCTGAGATCTGATTATGCCGCTGGTAAGCGATTTTACCATATTGATTTTCTCACTGTTAGGTGTACAACCTTACTGAATAGGTTCCCCTACTACCGGGAGACCTCACCCCGGCCTTCGGCCACCCCTCTCCCACAGGAGAGGGACACGCAGAAACGTTTCACCTAGCACCAAAAATTCGGTTTGGTCTGGAAAAAAGATCGGAAGAAAAAACAAACCCAAACTTTACACATAACAAACTAAGAGCCACTGAATGGGTTCCCCTTCTCCCCGTGGGAGAAGGGGACAGGGGATGAGGTCTCCCCCCCTTTCACCTTACTCGCAGGAACAGCTTGCTTCCTCTTGTTCCGGTGTCTCTTCTGTAACCGGTTTTCTGGGCCGTCTTCTTGGTGGAGAAACCCGGAACTGATCGGCAAGTTCTCTTTTAAATCTAAACGCCCAGCGTGCATGGTGCAGTTTTGGGTCGAGGGAGGTTTTAAGCAGGGTAAAACTCTTATCCCGTTCGATACGCAGCTCCGGGGATGTACTTCTGTCCAGTGTCGCTATTGCAAGCAGTGCGGATAGTTTTGAAGAAAGCAGTGCGGCTTGCCGGAC is part of the Chitinispirillales bacterium ANBcel5 genome and harbors:
- a CDS encoding MBL fold metallo-hydrolase, whose protein sequence is MNITLLGAKNSVTGSCILVEYKKTRVLIDCGTIQGNEAKKDSTLPVDPQSIDAVLMTHGHLDHIGEIPQLVQQGFKGSVYGQYATCEIAPVIWQDSARLGGNCPYSHYDMEAVKETRGRLLYLNYQVPFTIKDIRFKLYDAGHIMGSSHIEARAGDKGALFSGDIGPLNTPLIRDPHRNWKEPFDTVVIESTYGNRNHRDRDNTIREFASIVKTTIENRGVLLIPAFAIGRTQEMLYHLNTLVQSGEIDPLPVFVDSPMAANITKIYSRYRDNYDDEARAKLRAGDKPLKFTGLKIVDSYNQSESIARMRPPFIVIAGSGMCTGGRIVNHLKTFLPHQSTTVMIVGYQAQGTPGRSLVDGANTVEIGKDRINVNARIETIGGFSAHAGQDELLQWAGAVPGKDIQWIVNHGEPTAIRTLQELLEDNCGTAMKTAGQGECVKRE
- a CDS encoding endonuclease domain-containing protein, which translates into the protein MVKSLTSGIIRSQRLKDSQIANARRLRKKCTPAEKVLWNRLRNRKLAGLKFRRQQLIQGFIADFYCEKAKLVIEVDGLVHQTPRQMNRDKYRETVFKGRGIYTLRIPNEKVFGCIEECLQTIILTAKERMA